A window of the Radiobacillus deserti genome harbors these coding sequences:
- a CDS encoding Rqc2 family fibronectin-binding protein, protein MAFDGIVTRAIAQELNDQLNTGRVMKIYQPTETELIFVIRSQGQNHQLLLSAHPSYARFHLTKDTYQNPKEPPMFCMLLRKHLLGHFVENVSQYENERIVEFHFKGKNEIGDETNKILIIEVMGKHSNILLIDKDKGHILDSIKHIPPTVNRVRTIMPGQIYILPPDQGKRNPFSIEPETFVKALDFNAGKLDQQIVQQFMGISPLVAKEIVYKAHLSSKDAYQQAFEELQTIVQNRAYSPTIYQEQKEVFHVLNLSHLTDQKNTFPSISEMLDYYYSGKAERDRVKQQAGDLYRFLKNELDKNERKIKKHHQTLKKAEKADEFQRFGELLTANMHTMKAGAKSAKVVDYYDPEQQEIEIELNPNKTPSENAQTYFRTYQKLKKSKQMVVQEIEKAKEENQYLEDLLQQIEGAREQDIDEIREELREQGYLKTKSHHKKKSNKSTKPEPEMFRSSDGTQILVGKNNKQNEYLTNRLAARDDIWLHTKDIPGSHVVIRDANPSEETLLEAAHLAASFSKSKHSSSVPVDYTRIRHVKKPNGAKPGFVTYDNQKTLFVTPQESIVKALRQNHHLSR, encoded by the coding sequence ATGGCATTTGATGGAATTGTAACACGTGCAATTGCGCAAGAATTAAATGATCAACTAAACACTGGTAGAGTGATGAAAATATACCAACCAACAGAAACAGAATTAATCTTTGTTATAAGAAGCCAAGGTCAAAATCATCAATTATTATTATCTGCTCATCCGAGCTACGCTCGGTTTCATTTAACAAAGGATACGTACCAAAATCCAAAAGAACCCCCAATGTTTTGTATGCTTCTTCGTAAGCATTTACTTGGTCACTTCGTGGAAAACGTATCCCAATATGAAAACGAACGAATTGTAGAGTTTCATTTTAAAGGGAAGAATGAAATTGGAGATGAAACGAACAAAATACTGATTATTGAAGTGATGGGAAAGCATAGTAACATTCTTTTGATTGATAAGGATAAAGGTCACATACTAGACAGCATTAAGCATATTCCACCAACTGTGAACCGTGTTCGCACCATTATGCCTGGTCAAATCTATATACTTCCACCTGATCAAGGAAAGCGAAATCCTTTTTCGATAGAACCTGAAACATTTGTTAAGGCGCTTGATTTTAACGCAGGGAAATTGGATCAACAGATAGTTCAACAATTTATGGGAATTTCCCCTCTCGTCGCAAAAGAAATTGTATATAAGGCTCATCTCAGCTCTAAAGATGCTTATCAACAGGCATTTGAAGAGCTACAAACAATTGTTCAAAATCGCGCCTATTCACCTACGATTTATCAAGAACAAAAAGAGGTCTTTCATGTTCTGAATCTATCTCATTTAACGGACCAGAAAAATACATTTCCTTCGATCAGTGAGATGCTCGATTATTATTATTCAGGGAAAGCAGAACGAGATCGCGTTAAACAACAAGCCGGCGATCTATACCGTTTCTTAAAAAACGAATTAGATAAGAACGAACGTAAGATTAAGAAGCATCATCAAACATTAAAAAAAGCGGAAAAAGCAGATGAGTTTCAGCGATTCGGGGAACTGTTAACTGCCAATATGCACACGATGAAAGCAGGTGCCAAATCAGCAAAGGTTGTGGATTATTACGACCCAGAGCAACAAGAAATTGAAATTGAACTGAACCCAAACAAAACACCAAGCGAAAACGCACAAACTTATTTTCGCACCTATCAAAAATTAAAAAAATCGAAGCAAATGGTTGTACAAGAAATTGAGAAAGCAAAGGAAGAGAATCAATATTTAGAAGACTTATTGCAGCAAATTGAAGGCGCTCGCGAGCAAGACATCGACGAAATTCGTGAAGAGCTCCGAGAACAAGGATATTTAAAAACGAAAAGTCATCATAAAAAGAAATCAAATAAGTCGACAAAGCCAGAGCCAGAAATGTTCCGATCTTCAGACGGTACACAAATCTTAGTCGGTAAAAACAATAAACAAAACGAATATTTAACAAATCGACTAGCCGCTCGAGATGACATTTGGTTACACACAAAGGATATACCTGGCTCTCACGTCGTTATACGAGATGCTAACCCGAGTGAGGAAACCTTATTGGAAGCAGCCCATCTAGCAGCAAGCTTTAGTAAGTCCAAGCATTCTTCTTCGGTTCCTGTTGACTATACACGTATCAGGCACGTTAAAAAACCAAACGGGGCAAAGCCTGGATTCGTTACCTATGATAATCAAAAAACACTTTTCGTAACACCACAGGAATCTATTGTAAAAGCACTCCGTCAAAACCATCATTTAAGTCGTTAA
- a CDS encoding YicC/YloC family endoribonuclease, with protein MVQSMTGYGRDEQQVHDTRVSVEVRSVNHRFLDISNKMPKSFLVVEDKVKKIVQSYFQRGRIDLFISIEGMGFIERNLQVDWNLLNQYIEKSKELKDKYGLQGDISVDRLTSLEGAFEIVEKEQSQDVLFDVVLRSVSNACEQVKNMREIEGQELIEDMKTRVLFIQETVKKLTERRHVVIEEHRSRIQKRLQEFITEDIADDSRIVQEVALLAEKGDITEELTRLSSHCVQFFDTLEQESAIGRKLDFILQEMHREINTIGSKSTDVQISHWIVLLKSEVEKIKEQVQNIE; from the coding sequence ATGGTACAAAGTATGACGGGATATGGTCGTGATGAACAACAGGTTCATGATACGAGGGTTTCCGTTGAGGTTCGGAGTGTCAATCATCGTTTCCTAGACATATCCAATAAGATGCCTAAATCATTTTTAGTTGTAGAGGATAAGGTTAAAAAAATCGTCCAATCCTATTTCCAACGTGGAAGAATAGATTTATTCATTTCAATAGAAGGAATGGGGTTTATAGAACGCAACTTACAGGTGGACTGGAATTTGTTGAATCAATACATAGAGAAATCGAAGGAATTAAAAGATAAATACGGACTCCAAGGCGACATCTCCGTGGACCGTTTAACGTCATTAGAAGGTGCATTTGAAATTGTTGAAAAAGAACAAAGTCAAGATGTACTATTCGACGTAGTGTTAAGATCGGTATCCAATGCATGTGAACAAGTGAAGAATATGCGTGAGATAGAAGGGCAAGAATTAATAGAGGATATGAAAACTAGAGTCCTCTTTATTCAGGAAACGGTTAAGAAGTTAACGGAAAGAAGACATGTTGTCATCGAGGAGCATCGTAGTCGTATTCAAAAACGGTTGCAAGAATTTATTACAGAAGATATAGCGGACGATTCTCGTATCGTCCAAGAAGTCGCCTTACTTGCTGAAAAAGGAGATATTACCGAAGAGCTAACGAGACTTAGTAGCCATTGCGTTCAATTTTTTGATACGTTAGAACAAGAGAGTGCAATTGGGAGGAAACTAGATTTTATCCTCCAAGAAATGCATAGGGAAATCAACACGATTGGTTCCAAGTCAACGGATGTTCAGATTAGCCATTGGATAGTGTTATTAAAGAGTGAAGTAGAAAAAATAAAAGAACAAGTGCAAAATATAGAATAA
- the remA gene encoding extracellular matrix/biofilm regulator RemA yields MSLRLINIGFGNVVSANRIISIVSPESAPIKRIITVARDNNKLVDATYGRRTRAVIITDSDHVVLSAVQPETVGQRVISHDEISDE; encoded by the coding sequence ATGAGCTTACGGTTAATCAATATTGGATTTGGAAACGTAGTATCTGCAAATCGTATTATATCCATTGTATCACCTGAATCAGCTCCCATTAAACGAATCATTACGGTAGCTAGAGATAATAATAAACTGGTAGATGCTACATATGGCCGACGTACTCGTGCGGTCATTATTACAGACAGTGATCACGTTGTATTATCTGCGGTGCAACCAGAAACTGTCGGGCAGCGTGTCATTAGCCATGACGAGATTTCTGATGAATAG
- the gmk gene encoding guanylate kinase, translated as MIEKKGILFVLSGPSGVGKGTVRKALFEKSTDLKYSTSMTTRNSREGEVDGVDYFFKSKEEFESMIEQNQLLEYAEYVGNYYGTPREYVEKTLQEGKDVFLEIEVQGALQVKKNFPQGVFIFLFPPSLEELKNRIINRGTETEDLVRNRLLAAKAEIEMMDAYDYVVVNDKIELAVDKIQAIVQSEHCKRERVAQEYKKALEADFS; from the coding sequence TTGATTGAAAAGAAAGGAATATTGTTCGTTTTATCTGGCCCATCCGGTGTAGGAAAAGGAACAGTGAGAAAAGCGCTTTTTGAGAAATCTACAGATTTAAAATATTCGACTTCCATGACTACCCGAAATAGCCGAGAAGGTGAAGTAGATGGGGTGGACTACTTCTTTAAGTCAAAAGAAGAGTTCGAATCCATGATTGAACAAAATCAGTTATTGGAATACGCCGAATATGTAGGGAACTATTACGGAACACCACGAGAGTATGTGGAGAAAACGTTACAAGAAGGAAAAGATGTATTTCTGGAAATTGAAGTACAAGGAGCCCTTCAAGTAAAGAAAAATTTTCCACAAGGTGTATTCATCTTTCTCTTCCCGCCTAGTTTAGAAGAGTTGAAAAACCGAATTATCAATAGAGGAACGGAAACGGAAGATTTAGTCCGGAATCGATTGCTCGCAGCAAAAGCAGAAATAGAAATGATGGATGCGTATGATTACGTAGTCGTTAATGATAAAATCGAATTAGCAGTAGATAAAATACAAGCAATCGTTCAAAGTGAACACTGTAAACGGGAACGAGTTGCACAAG